Within the Streptomyces sp. R41 genome, the region AGCGGCCCCTTCTTCGGCCCAGGCCAGCACCGCGTTGATGTCCTCGCCGTACTTCCGGGTCAGCTGGGTGAGTGAGGCCCGGCGCTCCTCTACGGCCGCGAGCCGCAGGGGATCGGCGTCGAGGTCGTCGGCGTACCCCGCCAATTCACCCGCCACATCGCCCAGCAGAATCCCGATCTCCCCGATCCGCCCGGACAGCGCGGCAAGGGCTGAGTCGTGGGACCGTACGGCCTCCAGGGCCCGGTGCGCCCCCGCGACGAGCGTGGTGGCGTCGATGCCCTCCGGGTCCTCGGGATTGCCCACGAGCGCGGCGTGCGCGGCCGTGGCGGCCGACGCGAGCGCCTCCGCGTGGCCGAGGCGCTCGGCCTCGGCGGCCAGCTCCACGTCCTCGCCCGCTCGCGGCTCGACCGCCGCGATCTCGTCGAGCCCGAAGCGCAGCATGTCGGCTTCCTGGGCCCGCTCACGCGCGCGCGTGGTGATCTCGTCCAGCTCGGCCGAGATGGCGCGCAGCCGCCGGTAGGCGCCCGCGTACTTGGCGAGCGGCACGGCGACCGCGTCGCCCGCGTACCGGTCGAGGGCCTGTCGTTGCCGGGACAGCTTGAGCAGCCCCTGCTGGTCGGTCTGTCCGTGCACGGCGACGAGCTCGTCGGCGATCTCGGCGAGCACACCCACCGGCACGGAACGCCCACCCAGGTGCGCCCGCGACCGCCCCTCGGCCGAAACGGTACGGCTGATCAGCAGCGCCCCGTCGTCGAGCTCGGCTCCGGCCTCCTCGGCCCGTACGACGGCCGTCCCGCCCGTGGGTACGGCGATCCGCCCCTCCACGACGGCGTTCTTGGCGCCGATCCGTACGAGGGCCGGGTCCGCGCGCCCGCCCAGCAGCAGCCCGAGGCTGGTGACCACCATCGTCTTGCCCGCGCCGGTCTCACCGGTCACGGCGGTGAAGCCTGGCGACAGCTCGACGACCGCGTCGTCGATGACTCCGAGCGACCGTATCCGCATCTCCTCCAACACGGACACGACCTTACGAGGTCGGGGCCCGGGTGTGCGACGGGCCCCGCCCCGCTGCCGCGAAGGCGCAGGTGACAAGGCCCCACAAAGAGGCCGTTGTCACCCGCGGGAGTGGGCTGCCGTACAAGCCGTCGTACGCCTAGTGCGGCGCCCCGCGCCACCCGGACACCGGCAACGCGAACTTGGCCACCAGCCGGTCGGTGAACGAAGCGTGGTGCAGCCGGGCCAAGCGCACCGGCACAGCCCCCCGCCGCACCTCCACCCGCGCCCCCGGCGGCAGCTCCACCGTCCGCCGCCCGTCGCACCACAGCACTCCCGGCGGAATGTGCGGCAGCACCTCCACGGCGAGCACGGAGTCCGGCGAGGTCACCAGCGGTTTGGCGAACAGCGCGTGCGCGCTGATCGGCACCATGAGCAGCGCCTCGACCTCCGGCCACACCACGGGCCCGCCGGCGGAGAACGCGTACGCCGTCGAACCGGTCGGCGTGGACAGCACGATCCCGTCGCAGCCGAACCCGGTCACCGGCCGCCCGTCGATCTCCAGCACGACTTCCAGCAGCTTCTCGGCGCCCGCCTTCTGCACGGCCGCCTCGTTCAGCGCCCAGTCGGTGTGCACGATGTCGCCGTTGCTGTGCACGACGACGTCGACGGTCATCCGCTCCTCGACCTCGTACGCCTTCGTCACCACCCGGTCGACCACCTTGTCGAGGTCGTCGCGCTCGGCCTCCGCGAGGAAGCCGACGCGGCCGAGATTGACGCCGAGCATCGGCACCCCTGAGGCGCGGGCGAACTCGGCGCCGCGCAGCAGCGTGCCGTCACCGCCCAGCACGATCAGCAGTTCGCAGCCGTCGAGGCACTGCGGAGTCGCCTCCTTGACCAGCTCCACCTCGCCCGGCAGCGGCAGGTCGGCCGCCTCCGCCTCCAGGACCCGTACGCCGATCCCGGAGCGCAACAGCCCCTGGACCACCAACTCGGCGCTGCGGATGGCTGCCGGCCGCCCGGTGTGGGCCAGCAGGAAAACAGTACGAGCTCGGGTCTGTGTCAACGCGGCCCCTCCGCCACTGCACGGTCAACGTCGGCCGGGTCGAGTTCGGGTGCCCCGGCACGCAGCCACAGAAAGTACTCGACATTGCCCGAGGGTCCGGGCAACGGGCTTGCGGTCACCCCCTGCACTCCGAGCCCCAGTTCCCGGGCTCGTTCGGCCACTCCGCGCACGGCCTCCGCGCGCAGTTCGGGGCTGCGTACGACACCGCCGCTCCCCAACCGATCCTTCCCCACCTCGAACTGCGGCTTCACCATCATCACCAGGTCGGCATCCGGCGCCGCGCACCGCACGAGGGCGGGCAGCACCAGTCCGAGCGGGATGAAGGACAGATCCCCGACGACAAGATCCACGGGCTCCCCATCGATCGCCTCCAACGTCAACTCGCGTACGTTCGTACGGTCCTTGACGGTGACGCGTTCATCGCTCTGAAGAGACCAGGCGAGTTGTCCGTAGCCGACGTCGACGGCGACGACATGGGCGGCGCCCGCGCGCAGCAGTACGTCGGTGAAGCCTCCGGTGGACGCCCCGGCGTCCAGTGCGCGCCTGCCCTCGACCTTCAGCCCCTGCGGCACGAAGGCCGCCAGGGCGCCCGCGAGCTTGTGCCCGCCGCGCGAGACGTAGTCGGGGTCACTGTCGTCCTGGGTGACCACGATCGCGGCCGCGGTCTCCACCTGCGTGGCGGGCTTGGTCGCGAGGGTCTTGCCGACGGTGACCCGCCCCGCGGCGATCAGCTGGCTGGCATGCTCGCGCGAGCGCGCCAGCTTCCGGCGGACCAGCTCGGCGTCGAGTCGGCGGCGTGCCACTCCTGCCACGTTCGGTTCAGCTCCTAGGGCCGTACGTCGATGGGGGCGCCGGAGGTCCCGGGCGGGCGTCGAGCGCGGTGAGCGCGTCGCGCAGCCCCCGATGTACATCCTCGTACACCTCGACGTGCCCGTCCGTGGCGAGGTGGTCGGCATCGGCCAGCCGGTCGAGCTGGGCGTCGACGTCGGCGTTGCCGGTGGGGGTGCGGTCCACGTTCAGCGGAGCCGGGGCGGCGGGGTCGTACGAGGGTTCGACCGCGAGCCCGGCACCCGGCTCATCGTCGGGTTCGGGTCCGGCCGCAGGGCCGGCCTCGGGTTCGGGTCCGGCCACGGGCCCGGCGTCCGGTTCGAAGGCAGTGCCGGGCTCCGGTGCCCGCACGTCCTGCCGGACCTCGGTCTCCGGCAATGAGTCGCTCATGCCCCGACGCTACCGCGAAGCGCTGCGGTACCGTCGATCACGATGGCGACGATTGAGGAGTGCCGCACCGCACTCGACAAGCTCTCGGACAACCTTGCTGGCGCCGAAGGGGACGTACGCAGCGCTGCGGCCCTGGACCGCTCGCTGAGCTGCCGTATCACCGACCTGGACATCACCTTCGTGGGCCGTCTCAGGGACGGCCGGATCGAGGTGCTCGACACGCTCCAGGGCCCGCCCCGCGAGAAGGCCCAGATCCGGCTCACGATGAAGGGGGACGACCTGGTGTCGATGGTGAACGGCGACCTGCACTTCGCGAAGGCCTGGGGCTCGGGCCGGGTGAAGCTGGAGGCGGGCCTGCGGGACCTGTTCCGCCTCAGGACCCTTCTGTAGCCGATACAGCCGATCCGGACACAGCCGATGCCGACGCGACCGATGCAGCCGATACCGACGCGGCCGTACGTGCCTTGCGTGCCGCCGGCACCACCAGCGGCGTCCCCGTCTCCGGGTCGTCGATGACCTGGCAGCGCAGCCCGAAGACCTGCTCGACCAGCTCGGCCGTGACGATGTCGTTCGGCGCGCCCTCGGCGATGACCTCGCCGTCGCGCAGGGCGATGAGGTGGGTGGCGTACCTGGCGGCGTGATTGAGGTCGTGCAGGACCGCGACCAGCGTCCGCCCCCGTTCCTCGTGAAGCTCCGCGCACAGGTCGAGCACGTCGATCTGGTGCTGGATGTCGAG harbors:
- the recN gene encoding DNA repair protein RecN; the encoded protein is MLEEMRIRSLGVIDDAVVELSPGFTAVTGETGAGKTMVVTSLGLLLGGRADPALVRIGAKNAVVEGRIAVPTGGTAVVRAEEAGAELDDGALLISRTVSAEGRSRAHLGGRSVPVGVLAEIADELVAVHGQTDQQGLLKLSRQRQALDRYAGDAVAVPLAKYAGAYRRLRAISAELDEITTRARERAQEADMLRFGLDEIAAVEPRAGEDVELAAEAERLGHAEALASAATAAHAALVGNPEDPEGIDATTLVAGAHRALEAVRSHDSALAALSGRIGEIGILLGDVAGELAGYADDLDADPLRLAAVEERRASLTQLTRKYGEDINAVLAWAEEGAARLLELDGDDERIGELTAERDALRTELGGLAQALTDARTEAAERFAAAVTAELASLAMPHARVSFEIRQTDDPEGVGVGGRTVAYGPAGVDEVELLLAPHPGAPPRPIAKGASGGELSRVMLAVEVVFAGTDPVPTYLFDEVDAGVGGKAAVEIGRRLARLAKTAQVVVVTHLPQVAAFADRQLLVEKTNDGSVTRSGVKVLEGEDRIRELSRMLAGQEDSETARAHAEELLATARADG
- a CDS encoding NAD kinase — encoded protein: MTQTRARTVFLLAHTGRPAAIRSAELVVQGLLRSGIGVRVLEAEAADLPLPGEVELVKEATPQCLDGCELLIVLGGDGTLLRGAEFARASGVPMLGVNLGRVGFLAEAERDDLDKVVDRVVTKAYEVEERMTVDVVVHSNGDIVHTDWALNEAAVQKAGAEKLLEVVLEIDGRPVTGFGCDGIVLSTPTGSTAYAFSAGGPVVWPEVEALLMVPISAHALFAKPLVTSPDSVLAVEVLPHIPPGVLWCDGRRTVELPPGARVEVRRGAVPVRLARLHHASFTDRLVAKFALPVSGWRGAPH
- a CDS encoding TlyA family RNA methyltransferase — encoded protein: MAGVARRRLDAELVRRKLARSREHASQLIAAGRVTVGKTLATKPATQVETAAAIVVTQDDSDPDYVSRGGHKLAGALAAFVPQGLKVEGRRALDAGASTGGFTDVLLRAGAAHVVAVDVGYGQLAWSLQSDERVTVKDRTNVRELTLEAIDGEPVDLVVGDLSFIPLGLVLPALVRCAAPDADLVMMVKPQFEVGKDRLGSGGVVRSPELRAEAVRGVAERARELGLGVQGVTASPLPGPSGNVEYFLWLRAGAPELDPADVDRAVAEGPR
- a CDS encoding SCP2 sterol-binding domain-containing protein; amino-acid sequence: MATIEECRTALDKLSDNLAGAEGDVRSAAALDRSLSCRITDLDITFVGRLRDGRIEVLDTLQGPPREKAQIRLTMKGDDLVSMVNGDLHFAKAWGSGRVKLEAGLRDLFRLRTLL